The Longimicrobium sp. genome includes a region encoding these proteins:
- the radA gene encoding DNA repair protein RadA, translating to MPKTKTAFFCRECGNETPRWEGQCPACREWNTLVEEPAAPKRSASSGAPVNRAATDAVPVRLRDVEGTERRRWTTGLGEFDFVLGGGIVPGSVVLVGGEPGIGKSTILLQVAARLEAAGLRTLYVSGEESAHQVKLRAERLGEHAADVTLLAETELDGILLRAAEGGPQVLLIDSIQTVYSPSLEGAPGNVGQVRECAARLQRFAKQTGTAVFLVGHVTKGGGIAGPKTLEHIVDTVLYFEGEGGVDHRVLRATKNRFGGVDEIGVFRMTAEGLVPVPNPSELFMGDRQASASGSAVVAAMEGTRPLLVEVQALAAKASYGAPQRVSTGLDHKRLSLLLAVLEKRAGIPFGQLDVFLNVVGGLRLAETSGDLAVAAALASSVYDRPVPADAVFIGELGLGGEVRPVGQMERRLAEAARMGFSAAYLSPRAVPRTLPAGIRVIPTEDVRSLVRNAFS from the coding sequence GTGCCGAAGACGAAGACCGCCTTCTTCTGCCGCGAGTGCGGCAACGAGACGCCGCGCTGGGAGGGGCAGTGCCCCGCCTGCCGCGAGTGGAACACCCTGGTCGAGGAGCCCGCCGCCCCGAAGCGCTCAGCCTCTTCCGGCGCGCCGGTGAACCGCGCGGCAACGGACGCGGTGCCGGTGCGGCTGCGCGACGTCGAAGGGACGGAGCGGCGGCGGTGGACCACCGGGCTGGGCGAGTTCGACTTCGTCCTCGGCGGCGGGATCGTTCCCGGCTCGGTCGTGCTGGTCGGCGGGGAGCCGGGGATCGGGAAGTCGACGATCCTGCTGCAGGTGGCCGCGCGCCTCGAAGCGGCCGGGCTGCGCACGCTGTACGTCTCCGGCGAGGAGTCGGCGCACCAGGTGAAGCTGCGCGCCGAGCGGCTGGGCGAGCACGCGGCGGACGTGACGCTGCTGGCCGAGACCGAGCTCGACGGCATCCTCCTGCGCGCGGCCGAGGGCGGTCCGCAGGTGCTGCTCATCGACTCCATCCAGACCGTCTACTCGCCGTCGCTGGAAGGCGCGCCGGGGAACGTGGGGCAGGTGCGCGAGTGCGCGGCCCGCCTCCAGCGCTTCGCCAAGCAGACGGGAACGGCGGTCTTCCTGGTCGGCCACGTGACCAAGGGCGGGGGGATCGCCGGGCCCAAGACGCTGGAGCACATCGTGGACACGGTGCTCTACTTCGAGGGCGAGGGCGGCGTGGACCACCGCGTGCTGCGCGCCACCAAGAACCGCTTCGGCGGGGTGGACGAGATCGGCGTCTTCCGCATGACGGCCGAGGGGCTGGTCCCCGTCCCCAACCCCTCCGAGCTGTTCATGGGCGACCGCCAGGCGAGCGCCTCCGGCTCGGCCGTGGTCGCGGCGATGGAGGGGACGCGGCCGCTGCTGGTGGAGGTGCAGGCGCTGGCCGCGAAGGCCAGCTACGGCGCGCCGCAGCGGGTGAGCACGGGGCTGGACCACAAGCGGCTCTCGCTCCTCCTGGCCGTGCTGGAGAAGCGCGCCGGGATCCCTTTCGGCCAGCTGGACGTGTTCCTGAACGTGGTCGGCGGGCTGCGGCTGGCGGAGACGTCGGGCGACCTGGCCGTGGCCGCGGCACTGGCGTCCAGCGTGTACGACCGCCCCGTCCCCGCGGACGCCGTGTTCATCGGCGAGCTGGGGCTGGGCGGCGAGGTGCGGCCGGTGGGGCAGATGGAGCGCCGCCTGGCCGAGGCCGCGCGGATGGGCTTCTCCGCCGCGTATCTCTCCCCCCGCGCCGTGCCGCGCACGCTGCCGGCGGGGATTCGCGTCATCCCCACCGAGGACGTCCGCAGCCTTGTCCGCAACGCCTTTTCCTGA
- the ispD gene encoding 2-C-methyl-D-erythritol 4-phosphate cytidylyltransferase, giving the protein MSATPFPDPPSAEYGSTGVREYDGASASAAAIVVAGGSGRRIGGPVRKQYLLVAGRPVLLRAILPFLHHPRISQVIVVLPPEDAENPPAWLADLDVRIAAGGAERGDSVWNGLREVGGDAEIVLVHDGARPFVDRGTIDRVLDSIPAIAAVPVTDTIKEVDGEGTITATPDRARLWQAQTPQGFPRAALMRAYERARAEGVAATDDAALYERYAGPVRVVAGSPRNLKVTRPEDLAVAEALALAADGAAGEVYGSA; this is encoded by the coding sequence TTGTCCGCAACGCCTTTTCCTGACCCGCCTTCGGCGGAGTACGGAAGTACCGGAGTACGGGAGTACGACGGGGCTTCGGCATCGGCCGCGGCCATCGTCGTCGCGGGCGGCTCGGGGCGGCGCATCGGCGGGCCGGTGCGGAAGCAGTATCTCCTGGTCGCCGGGCGCCCCGTCCTCCTCCGCGCCATCCTCCCGTTTCTCCATCATCCCCGTATCTCCCAGGTCATTGTCGTGCTGCCGCCGGAGGACGCGGAGAATCCGCCCGCGTGGCTCGCAGACCTCGACGTGCGCATCGCCGCCGGGGGCGCGGAGCGGGGGGATTCGGTGTGGAACGGGCTGCGGGAGGTGGGGGGGGATGCGGAGATCGTGCTGGTCCACGACGGCGCGCGGCCGTTCGTGGACCGCGGGACGATCGACCGCGTGCTGGATTCGATCCCTGCCATCGCCGCCGTGCCGGTGACGGACACGATCAAGGAGGTGGATGGGGAGGGGACAATCACCGCCACCCCCGACCGCGCGCGGCTCTGGCAGGCGCAGACGCCGCAGGGGTTTCCGCGCGCCGCGCTGATGCGCGCGTACGAGCGGGCGCGGGCCGAGGGCGTGGCGGCGACGGACGACGCGGCGCTGTACGAGCGCTACGCCGGCCCGGTGCGCGTGGTGGCGGGATCGCCGCGCAACCTCAAGGTCACGCGCCCCGAGGACCTGGCCGTGGCCGAGGCGCTGGCCCTTGCAGCGGACGGCGCGGCGGGTGAAGTTTACGGTTCGGCCTGA
- the aroE gene encoding shikimate dehydrogenase, producing the protein MTHPVTAATRVLALLGDPVSHSLSPVFQNAAIRALGLDGVYVALRCSADDLPGLVRGLALAGGGGNVTVPHKGAAARAVDRRTEAVEATGACNTFWLEDGEVWGGNTDVDGVTAAIRSLMGRSIAGGRVLLVGAGGAARAAAHALAKHAAREVVVLNRTAERAREMERFARPGTTVRAASSLAEVGADGFDLAINATSLGLKPGDPLPLDPAAAPPIDAALDLVYTRTGETAWVRAMRERGIPTADGTEMLLQQGAAAFHRWWGVDAPVRAMRDALASP; encoded by the coding sequence GTGACGCACCCCGTTACCGCGGCCACCCGGGTGCTCGCGCTGCTGGGCGACCCCGTCTCGCACTCCCTGTCCCCCGTCTTCCAGAACGCCGCCATCCGGGCCCTCGGCCTGGATGGCGTCTACGTTGCGCTCCGCTGCTCCGCGGACGACCTCCCCGGCCTCGTCCGAGGGCTGGCGCTCGCGGGCGGCGGCGGCAACGTCACCGTGCCGCACAAGGGCGCCGCGGCGCGCGCGGTCGACCGGCGGACGGAAGCCGTGGAGGCGACCGGCGCCTGCAACACCTTCTGGCTGGAGGACGGCGAGGTGTGGGGCGGCAACACCGACGTGGACGGCGTGACCGCGGCCATCCGCTCGCTGATGGGGCGCTCGATCGCGGGCGGGCGCGTCCTGCTGGTGGGCGCGGGGGGCGCGGCGCGCGCGGCCGCCCACGCGCTGGCGAAGCACGCCGCGCGCGAGGTCGTGGTCCTGAACCGGACGGCGGAGCGGGCGCGGGAGATGGAGCGCTTCGCCCGCCCGGGCACCACGGTTCGCGCCGCGTCGTCGCTCGCGGAGGTGGGGGCGGACGGGTTCGACCTGGCCATCAACGCGACGTCGCTGGGACTGAAGCCGGGAGATCCGCTCCCGCTGGACCCCGCCGCCGCGCCGCCGATCGACGCCGCGCTGGACCTGGTCTACACGCGCACGGGCGAGACGGCGTGGGTGCGGGCCATGCGCGAGCGCGGCATCCCCACCGCGGACGGCACGGAGATGCTGCTGCAGCAGGGCGCCGCCGCCTTCCATCGCTGGTGGGGCGTGGACGCGCCGGTCCGGGCGATGCGCGACGCTCTCGCATCTCCCTGA
- a CDS encoding tetratricopeptide repeat protein, whose protein sequence is MGTSFLSAEEFDEQAHRLYESGEYDDALDVLRDGLRHHPDSALLHVGLGYVRIAREEYAWARLSFEEALDLDPEYEDAWVGLGETLLKFGRVDEALKCFSTVDAMGLHDDLELGLTMGRALYREGLFAEARTRFTALAHGHPDSAEVAAARGYTLHALGDDVGARRELRRSLRLDGTLHEARIYLSHLLHDRGDVAGALRELEKVPPAEHWDTLSLWRFVELKCAVDQVRDDDDVFIPWKERIAELEADPDDIDHLLAEVESSFEGAEEEPAQPLELSAQIDFIMRMLTPAGEAREGGIDGHRVRTAEGTVFEGTWEEIVGGMRDHADPTLQVSVFMRRAARQIRERTGRTVPTESPEAFVKAAARLGLLKIEA, encoded by the coding sequence ATGGGCACCTCATTCCTCAGCGCGGAAGAGTTCGACGAGCAGGCGCACCGGCTGTACGAGTCGGGAGAGTACGACGACGCGCTGGACGTGCTTCGCGACGGGCTCCGGCACCACCCGGACTCGGCGCTGCTGCACGTGGGGCTGGGCTACGTGCGCATCGCCCGCGAGGAGTACGCGTGGGCGCGGCTCTCGTTCGAGGAGGCACTCGATCTCGACCCCGAGTACGAGGACGCGTGGGTGGGCCTGGGCGAGACGCTGCTGAAGTTCGGCCGGGTCGACGAAGCGCTGAAGTGCTTCTCCACGGTCGATGCCATGGGGCTGCACGACGACCTGGAGCTGGGGCTGACCATGGGGCGCGCGCTGTACCGCGAGGGGCTCTTCGCCGAGGCGCGCACCCGCTTCACCGCGCTGGCGCACGGGCACCCCGACAGCGCCGAGGTGGCGGCGGCCCGCGGCTACACCCTGCACGCGCTGGGCGACGACGTGGGCGCCCGCCGCGAGCTGCGCCGCTCGCTGCGGCTGGACGGCACCCTGCACGAGGCCCGCATCTACCTCAGCCACCTGCTGCACGACCGCGGCGACGTGGCCGGGGCGCTGCGCGAGCTGGAGAAGGTGCCGCCCGCCGAGCACTGGGACACGCTCTCGCTCTGGCGCTTCGTGGAGCTGAAGTGCGCGGTTGACCAGGTGCGCGACGACGACGACGTCTTCATCCCCTGGAAGGAGCGCATCGCCGAGCTCGAGGCCGACCCCGACGACATCGACCACCTGCTGGCCGAGGTCGAGTCGTCGTTCGAGGGGGCCGAGGAGGAGCCCGCGCAGCCGCTGGAGCTGTCGGCGCAGATCGACTTCATCATGCGCATGCTGACCCCGGCGGGCGAGGCGCGCGAGGGCGGCATCGACGGGCACCGCGTGCGCACCGCCGAGGGCACGGTGTTCGAGGGGACGTGGGAGGAGATCGTGGGCGGGATGCGCGACCACGCCGACCCCACGCTGCAGGTGAGCGTGTTCATGCGCCGCGCGGCGCGGCAGATCCGCGAGCGCACCGGCCGCACCGTGCCCACCGAGAGCCCCGAGGCGTTCGTGAAGGCGGCGGCCCGGCTGGGGCTGCTGAAGATCGAGGCCTGA
- a CDS encoding tetratricopeptide repeat protein yields MHDPENTLKPLRGVEGDVIALRTGQGGAGGVVRIARAAESVLRRMLRDDPTAPVDLRLRALSPDDVPTGTLLAELRRRDRLPMELAASFHELSAAANRLATEGGDATPRDVEVAVAAADGLEQHVLSNPYEARLEDPVLTPRDETLIPQSPEDPEPVHAVPTAGRMRSPLPWVLGAAGLVIAALLAVLLLRGRGPDPLREATTAYGKGDTARAFALFLDAARAHPKSAEPHYYMAQIYRLKRRPQEAARELREGLQLAPDDARLHTELGYLMLDQGSAPQAAERFNTAVHLDSSNARAWAGLMTAFRRSGRPAEADRVLARAPVEVRSLISSVRADTATYAAPAVPAPGTVAAPGTQPGMAPQTAPAGTYPPDTFGTVAAPPLQP; encoded by the coding sequence ATGCACGATCCGGAGAACACGCTGAAGCCGCTGCGGGGGGTGGAGGGCGACGTGATCGCCCTGCGCACGGGGCAGGGCGGGGCGGGCGGGGTGGTGCGCATCGCGCGGGCGGCCGAGTCGGTGCTGCGGCGCATGCTCCGCGACGACCCCACCGCGCCGGTGGACCTGCGCCTGCGCGCCCTGTCGCCCGACGACGTTCCCACCGGCACCCTGCTGGCGGAGCTGCGCCGGCGCGACCGGCTGCCCATGGAGCTGGCCGCGTCGTTCCACGAGCTCTCCGCCGCCGCCAACCGCCTCGCGACGGAGGGTGGGGATGCGACGCCGCGCGACGTGGAGGTGGCCGTGGCCGCGGCCGACGGGCTGGAGCAGCACGTCCTCTCCAATCCCTACGAAGCCCGGCTCGAGGACCCCGTCCTCACCCCGCGCGACGAGACGCTGATCCCCCAGTCTCCCGAAGACCCGGAGCCGGTGCACGCCGTTCCCACGGCCGGCCGGATGCGCTCGCCGCTGCCGTGGGTGCTGGGCGCGGCGGGGCTGGTGATCGCCGCGCTGCTGGCCGTGCTCCTCCTGCGCGGGCGCGGTCCGGACCCTCTGCGCGAGGCGACCACGGCGTACGGCAAGGGCGACACGGCGCGGGCCTTCGCGCTCTTCCTGGACGCCGCCAGGGCGCACCCGAAGTCGGCCGAGCCGCACTACTACATGGCGCAGATCTACCGGCTGAAGCGGCGCCCGCAGGAGGCCGCGCGCGAACTGCGCGAGGGGCTGCAGCTGGCGCCGGACGACGCGCGGCTGCACACGGAGCTGGGCTACCTGATGCTGGACCAGGGCAGCGCCCCTCAGGCCGCCGAGCGCTTCAACACCGCGGTGCACCTGGACTCGAGCAACGCGCGGGCCTGGGCCGGGCTGATGACCGCCTTCCGCCGCTCCGGCCGGCCGGCCGAGGCCGACCGCGTGCTTGCCCGCGCCCCGGTGGAGGTCCGCTCGCTGATCAGCAGCGTCCGCGCCGACACGGCCACGTACGCCGCGCCCGCCGTCCCCGCGCCGGGCACCGTCGCCGCGCCGGGAACGCAGCCGGGGATGGCGCCGCAGACCGCGCCGGCGGGAACGTATCCCCCCGACACCTTCGGCACCGTCGCCGCGCCGCCGCTGCAGCCGTAG
- a CDS encoding zinc ribbon domain-containing protein: MDSIDRLYRRIADVLLREPGTAVTVGDLYQHLVPYRTVRSELGFGELAEYEHALLRLLSGERDYLVVERADVQEEFQRELRTPNPILGIYRDYADVGVYLNPYAPEVPALDLTAPPASAPAAAPAQSSAMAAALARNGDADAPGVVLDVTAPERAATPGTPVAPAARPKLKACPGCRSTLPPGREVRFCPFCGKCLAPIPCPECSTVVEPEWKFCVMCGWPRDAAPVPPPPEQRLR; this comes from the coding sequence ATGGACTCCATCGACCGCCTCTACCGGCGGATCGCCGACGTGCTCCTGCGCGAGCCCGGGACGGCCGTCACGGTGGGCGACCTGTACCAGCACCTGGTGCCGTACCGCACGGTGCGCTCGGAGCTGGGCTTCGGCGAGCTGGCCGAGTACGAGCACGCGCTGCTGCGCCTCCTTTCCGGCGAGCGCGACTACCTGGTGGTGGAGCGCGCCGACGTGCAGGAGGAGTTCCAGCGCGAGCTGCGCACGCCCAACCCCATCCTGGGCATCTACCGCGATTATGCGGACGTGGGCGTCTACCTGAATCCGTACGCCCCCGAGGTCCCCGCGCTCGACCTTACCGCGCCGCCGGCTTCCGCGCCCGCCGCGGCCCCGGCGCAGAGCTCCGCGATGGCCGCCGCGCTCGCCCGCAACGGCGACGCCGACGCGCCGGGCGTGGTGCTCGACGTCACCGCGCCCGAGCGGGCGGCGACCCCGGGGACGCCGGTGGCGCCGGCAGCGAGGCCGAAGCTGAAGGCGTGCCCCGGCTGCCGGTCCACGCTGCCGCCGGGGCGCGAGGTGCGCTTCTGCCCGTTCTGCGGCAAGTGCCTGGCGCCCATCCCCTGTCCCGAGTGCAGCACGGTGGTGGAGCCGGAGTGGAAGTTCTGCGTGATGTGCGGCTGGCCGCGCGACGCCGCGCCGGTGCCGCCCCCGCCGGAACAACGATTGCGGTAG
- a CDS encoding cytochrome c, translating into MSIGRRGGMLVLAAMLSACGRGGDAGKGDAPSTASGAPAADAKQDSEPESSGRTLYLRACVMCHGERGAGTQLGSALNDRARTVDEVVRAVAAGVPQAEPPRTPMPARGDGAFTDAEVRTVAEYVHGLAR; encoded by the coding sequence ATGTCGATCGGAAGGCGGGGCGGGATGCTGGTGCTGGCGGCGATGCTCTCCGCGTGCGGCCGCGGCGGCGACGCGGGGAAGGGGGATGCGCCCTCCACTGCGAGCGGCGCTCCCGCGGCGGACGCGAAGCAGGACAGCGAGCCGGAGAGCTCCGGCCGCACGCTCTACCTCCGCGCCTGCGTGATGTGCCACGGCGAGCGCGGCGCGGGAACGCAGCTCGGCTCCGCGCTGAACGACCGCGCGCGCACCGTCGACGAGGTCGTCCGCGCCGTTGCCGCCGGCGTCCCCCAGGCGGAGCCGCCCCGCACCCCCATGCCCGCCCGCGGCGACGGCGCCTTCACCGACGCCGAGGTCCGCACCGTCGCCGAGTACGTGCACGGCCTCGCGCGCTGA
- a CDS encoding 3-isopropylmalate dehydrogenase has protein sequence MARIAVIPGDGVGKEVTREAVKALRALEAHGGPALDIVEWPHGADRYLETGQSITDAEFADLESNYQAILLGALGDPRVPGNEHARQILLGMRFRLDLYINFRPVRLYHERLTPLKGKTERDIDFVIFRENTEGVYVGMGGTFKQGTPDEVAIQEDVNTRTGVERIIRAAFDHAKANGLERVTMSDKANAMESAGGLWRRVFKQVSAEYPEIQTEALYVDMLAMDLVRRPERYQVIVAGNLFGDILSDLGAGIAGGLGLTASANIHPGRVSMFEPVHGSAPDIAGQDRANPFAAVLTSALMLRHLGHREAGDRLENAVRACILAGETTAELGGTLGTAAAGDAIVARLENS, from the coding sequence ATGGCGCGGATTGCGGTCATCCCCGGCGACGGCGTCGGCAAGGAGGTCACCCGCGAGGCGGTGAAGGCGCTGCGCGCGCTGGAGGCACACGGCGGCCCCGCGCTCGACATCGTCGAGTGGCCGCACGGCGCCGACCGCTACCTGGAAACCGGCCAGAGCATCACCGACGCCGAGTTCGCCGACCTGGAATCGAACTACCAGGCCATTCTCCTGGGCGCGCTGGGCGACCCGCGCGTGCCCGGCAACGAGCACGCGCGCCAGATCCTGCTGGGAATGCGCTTCCGTCTGGACCTGTACATCAACTTCCGCCCGGTGCGCCTGTACCACGAGCGGCTCACGCCGCTGAAGGGGAAGACGGAGCGCGACATCGACTTCGTCATCTTCCGCGAGAACACCGAGGGCGTGTACGTGGGGATGGGCGGCACCTTCAAGCAGGGCACGCCGGACGAGGTCGCGATCCAGGAGGACGTGAACACGCGCACGGGCGTGGAGCGCATCATCCGCGCGGCGTTCGACCACGCGAAGGCGAACGGGCTGGAGCGCGTGACGATGTCCGACAAGGCCAACGCGATGGAGAGCGCCGGCGGCCTCTGGCGGCGCGTGTTCAAGCAGGTGTCGGCCGAGTATCCGGAGATCCAGACCGAGGCGCTGTACGTGGACATGCTGGCGATGGACCTGGTGCGCCGCCCCGAGCGCTACCAGGTGATCGTGGCCGGCAACCTGTTCGGCGACATCCTCTCGGACCTGGGCGCGGGGATCGCGGGCGGGCTGGGGCTCACCGCGTCGGCCAACATCCACCCCGGCCGCGTGTCGATGTTCGAGCCGGTGCACGGCTCCGCGCCCGACATCGCCGGGCAGGACAGGGCCAACCCCTTCGCCGCGGTCCTCACCTCCGCGCTGATGCTGCGCCACCTGGGCCACCGCGAGGCCGGCGACCGGCTGGAGAACGCCGTCCGCGCCTGCATCCTGGCCGGCGAGACCACCGCGGAGCTCGGCGGCACCCTCGGCACCGCGGCCGCGGGGGATGCGATCGTGGCGCGGCTGGAGAATTCCTGA
- a CDS encoding aspartyl protease family protein produces MRYISITAALAIAALTAGAARAQAPDAARLAELYRAHDCFTAREALGAPASPAPELAFYRGWVAAAFNRPDSAAAQLRRFLASPAAAGDAERRQAAEKLLADVLVREGRYGEAADAYARVAESAADSEKADFANNVALFGALRDVPAQTVSFAGDVDVPTARDRANLITLPVTVGTASENFIFDTGANLSTVVESTARALGLRRVDQGVQVGSVTGARTTAHLAVAPELRIGAATVRNAIFLVFPDSALAFPQIGYQIHGILGQPVIAALGEVTLTRDGRFLVPARPSPPAAGAEPNLCLHELDNLVRVTVAGEPLMFGFDTGAQTSHLYPPYYEAHRAQVEAGTLKEVHIGGAGGMRTLRAYTVAPFALTIGGRTATLPDIEATTEPTGERSRYAAGDIGQDVIGRFAAMTIDYRAMQLRFR; encoded by the coding sequence ATGCGATACATCTCCATCACCGCCGCCCTCGCGATCGCGGCGCTCACGGCGGGCGCGGCGCGGGCGCAGGCGCCGGACGCCGCGCGGCTGGCCGAGCTGTACCGGGCGCACGACTGCTTCACCGCGCGCGAGGCGCTGGGCGCGCCGGCCTCGCCGGCGCCCGAGCTGGCGTTCTACCGCGGCTGGGTGGCGGCGGCGTTCAACCGGCCGGACAGCGCGGCGGCCCAGCTGCGGCGCTTCCTGGCCTCGCCCGCGGCGGCGGGCGACGCGGAGCGGCGGCAGGCGGCCGAGAAGCTGCTGGCCGACGTCCTGGTGCGCGAGGGCCGCTACGGCGAGGCGGCCGATGCGTACGCGCGCGTGGCCGAGTCGGCGGCGGACAGCGAGAAGGCGGACTTCGCCAACAACGTGGCCCTCTTCGGCGCGCTGCGCGACGTCCCCGCGCAGACGGTGTCGTTCGCGGGCGACGTGGACGTGCCCACGGCGCGCGACCGGGCCAACCTCATCACCCTGCCCGTGACCGTCGGCACGGCGAGCGAGAATTTCATCTTCGACACTGGCGCCAACCTCTCCACCGTGGTGGAGTCGACCGCGCGGGCGCTGGGGCTGCGGAGGGTGGATCAGGGCGTCCAGGTGGGCTCCGTCACCGGCGCGCGTACCACGGCGCACCTCGCGGTTGCGCCCGAGCTGCGGATCGGCGCGGCGACCGTGCGCAACGCCATCTTCCTCGTCTTCCCCGACTCGGCGCTCGCGTTCCCGCAGATCGGCTACCAGATCCACGGCATCCTGGGCCAGCCGGTGATCGCCGCGCTGGGCGAGGTGACGCTGACGCGCGACGGCCGCTTCCTCGTTCCCGCGCGGCCCTCGCCGCCGGCAGCCGGCGCGGAGCCCAACCTCTGCCTGCACGAGCTGGACAACCTGGTCCGCGTCACCGTGGCCGGGGAGCCGCTGATGTTCGGCTTCGACACGGGAGCGCAGACGTCGCATCTCTATCCCCCGTACTACGAGGCGCACCGCGCGCAGGTCGAGGCGGGGACGCTGAAGGAGGTGCACATCGGCGGGGCGGGGGGGATGCGGACGCTGCGCGCGTACACGGTCGCCCCGTTCGCCCTCACCATCGGCGGCCGGACGGCCACGCTGCCGGACATCGAAGCCACCACCGAACCCACGGGCGAGCGCAGCCGCTACGCCGCGGGCGACATCGGCCAGGACGTGATCGGCCGCTTCGCGGCGATGACGATCGACTACCGGGCGATGCAGCTGCGGTTCAGGTAG